In Paenibacillus sp. FSL R7-0345, a single window of DNA contains:
- a CDS encoding cytidine deaminase: MESALLLQEAIKARANAYIPYSRFGVGAALLDQDGHVHHGCNIENAAYGPTNCGERTALFRAVADGHKPGTFKAIAVVADTDGPVSPCGVCRQVMVELCSPDMKVILGNLKGDIVETTVRDLLPGAFTTADLEQGQAPE; this comes from the coding sequence ATGGAATCTGCTCTACTTCTTCAGGAAGCGATTAAGGCCAGAGCCAATGCATATATACCATATTCCCGTTTCGGCGTCGGTGCTGCCCTGCTGGATCAGGACGGCCATGTCCACCACGGCTGCAACATCGAAAATGCCGCCTACGGCCCGACGAACTGCGGCGAGCGGACCGCGCTGTTCCGTGCTGTCGCTGACGGGCATAAACCCGGCACCTTTAAGGCGATCGCCGTTGTTGCTGATACCGACGGTCCTGTATCCCCATGCGGCGTCTGCCGCCAGGTAATGGTCGAGCTGTGCAGCCCCGATATGAAGGTTATCCTCGGCAACCTAAAGGGTGACATTGTCGAGACAACCGTGCGTGATCTGTTGCCCGGCGCGTTTACGACCGCGGATCTGGAGCAGGGACAGGCACCGGAGTAG